The nucleotide sequence ACCAGCGTGCAGAACGTCTCGGCCGCCTTGGCCACCGAGCCCTCGGACAGCGGCGCCACCTCCTTGACCACGGCATCGGCCACGGCCGTCAGCTCCACCAGCTCGCTGCGGCGCGAGGCCTTGGCCAGGGTGTGCTCCACCTCGTCGAGCTGCTGGCTCGATTCCAGGAGCTGGGAGGCCGTCTGGGCGTACCAGTTGCTGATGAACGCCTGGCGCTCCATCCTGGCCTGGTTGATCTTTTCCTTGAGCTGCTCCTCCTTGTCCACGGCCTTGGCGATGAGGTCGTCCACCCGCAGGCGCTCGCGCAGCGCCCCCAGGTATTCGACCTTGCTGGCGCTGCCCTCGGGGGAGAGCTTGGCGTACATCCCCTCGATCTGCCTGGCCAGATCGTTTTGCTCGGCCAGGCGCTTCTGCTCGCTGGCCACGGCGGCGAGGCTCTCCTCCAGGGTGGCCACCTCCCGCTCGCTGGCCTCGACCTTGGCCCGGTACTCCTCCTTGCGCAGGGTGAACAGGGCCAGGCGCACGCGCTCCTCCGGATCGGCGGCATCCCGGTTCCCCTCGGGAAGCGGCTTGCCGTAGAGTTCGGCGGACAAAAGCGCCGTGAAGGCGGTCAGAAACCGCCGCTTGGCCACGAGCTGGCCCAGGTCGGCGCTGGCGAAGGTCGGGTCCAGGGTGGCCAGGACGACGCCCTTTTTCACCACGTCGCCCGGGCGGATGGCGATGGAGCGCACCACGGCCGTCTCCAGGGGCTGGACCAGGATGGGCGGCGTCCTGGTCACGAGCATGCCCCGGGCCGACACCACCCGGTCGAGTTCGGAGTACCACGACCACAGGCCGCCGAAGACCAGGGCCGCGAAGATGCAGTAGAGCGCCCAGCGGGTCTGGGGCGGCAGCCTGCCCTCGCCCACGGCCACGGCGTCGGGCTGGAAGTCCATGACCTCGCGGCGGATGCGGCCCATGGTCAGCGCATCCCCTTGGTCTGGCGCTCCCAGAGGGTGCGGTAGATCTCGCAGCGATCGAGCAGTTCGGCGTGGGGGCCCACGTCCACCACCTTGCCCTGGTCGAGGACCATGATCCGGTCGGCGTTGCGCAGGGTCGAGAGCCGGTGGGCCACGATGATGGTGGTGCGGCCCTTGGCGATGCCGTCGAGGTTTTCCTGGATGCGGGCCTCGCTTTCCGGGTCCAGGGCGCTTGTTGCCTCGTCGAAGATCATGATGCGCGGGTCCTTGAGCAGGGCCCGGGCGATGGCCAGGCGCTGCTTCTGGCCGCCGGAGAGGTTGGCGCCGTTTTCCTCGAGCAGGGTCTCGTAGCCCAGCGGCAGCCGCTCGATGAACTCGTCGGCCCCGGCCAGCCTGGCCGCCTGGCGCACCGCGTCCAGGTCGGCCCCGGGCCTGGTCATGGCGATGTTGTCGCGCACCGTGCCGTGGAAGATGAAATTCTCCTGGAGGACCACGCCGATATTCTGGCGCAGGTGCACGATGTCCAGGTCGGCGATGGGCACGCCGTCGAAGCTGATGCGCCCGCCGGAAAGGGGATAGAGGCCCTGGATGAGCCGGGTCAGCGTGGTCTTGCCCGAGCCGCTGCGGCCGACCACGCCCAGGACCTCGCCGGGCACCAGGCGCAGGGACACGCCGTCCAGCGCCGGGGCGTCGCCGGGGTTGTAGGCGAAACGGGCATCGGTCACGACCAGCTCGCCGGCGATTTCCGGCCGCGCCCCGCCGCGCACCAGCCCGGCCTCGGGCTTGCGGTTCATGACCTCGCCGAGCATGGCCACGGCCAGGTGCACCTTCTGGTATTCGTGGATGAGCTCCACGATGCGGATCAGCGGCATGGTCACGGACTGGGACAGCATCTGGAAGGCGATCAGTTCGCCCATGGTCAGGGTGTTGTCGAACACGCCCCGGGCGCCCACCCAGATGACGGCCACGGTCATGAGCCGCTCCAGGGTCTTGACCAGGGCGTTGCCCAGCGCCGACATCTTGCGCACGTCGAAGTTGCGGGTAACGGCCGAGGCCGAGCCCTCCTCCCAGCGGCGCTGCCGCGTGCCCTCCAGGGCCAGGCACTTGATGGTGCCCACGCCGTGGATGGTCTCGACGAGCAGGGCCTGCCGCTCGCCCTCGGCGGCGTAGAGGGACATGAGCCGCCTGTGGAAGGGGCCGACGAGCAGGCCGATGGCCCCGGCCGTGACCACGGCGAAGGCCAGCACGATCAGGGTGAGCCTGGGGCTGTACAGGTAGAGCACGGGCAGGAAGACGATGAGCGAGGAGGCGTCGAGGAGGGTGTTTAGGAGGTTGCCCGTGAGGAATTCCCGCACCTGGTCGGTCTGCTGCATGTGCTTGATGATGACGCCGGCGAAGCTGCGCTCGAAAAAGGGCAGCGGCAGCTTGATCATGTGGGCGAAGGTTTCCATGGCCAGGCGCAGGTCGATCTTGGTGGTGGCGAAGCGCAGCAGGTATTCGCGCAGGTAGCGTAGCGCCCCCTCGAACAGGATGGCCGCCACCACGCCCACGCCCAGGACGTTGAGCGTGGAGAGGGTGTGGTGGGCGAGCACCTTGTCCACGACGTTCTGGAAATACAGCGGCACGGCGAAAGCCAGGCCGTGCATGAAAAAGGCGATGCCGGCGATCTCGAGGAAGATGCGCTTCTCCCGGGCCACCTGGGGCCAGAACCAGGCCAGGCTGAAGCGCCGGGCGTCGGTGGCCTCGACCTTTTTCTTGCGGAAAAGGGCCACCTCGCCGGTGAAGCGGGCGGCGACCTCGTGCTCGGGCACGAAGACGAAGGGGTTGCCCGTGGCGGCGGCCTCCCGGTCGTAGAGCACGAGCTCGCGCTCGCCGCCGGGCAGGGTACGCATGCCCGAGAGCACGGCCGTGCCGCCGTCCTTGCGCACGGCCAGGGCCGGATAGGCCTCGCCGAGTTCCAGCAGGCCCTTGGCCGGCACGGTGCGGCGCCCGGCGGCCAGGCCGAGCGTCCCGGCCAGGCGCAGGACCGTGGCCAGGGTCAAC is from Solidesulfovibrio sp. and encodes:
- a CDS encoding peptidase domain-containing ABC transporter, translated to MGRLPPAALDDFVVIARHHGLATSTADLVARHGLAGRQLTLATVLRLAGTLGLAAGRRTVPAKGLLELGEAYPALAVRKDGGTAVLSGMRTLPGGERELVLYDREAAATGNPFVFVPEHEVAARFTGEVALFRKKKVEATDARRFSLAWFWPQVAREKRIFLEIAGIAFFMHGLAFAVPLYFQNVVDKVLAHHTLSTLNVLGVGVVAAILFEGALRYLREYLLRFATTKIDLRLAMETFAHMIKLPLPFFERSFAGVIIKHMQQTDQVREFLTGNLLNTLLDASSLIVFLPVLYLYSPRLTLIVLAFAVVTAGAIGLLVGPFHRRLMSLYAAEGERQALLVETIHGVGTIKCLALEGTRQRRWEEGSASAVTRNFDVRKMSALGNALVKTLERLMTVAVIWVGARGVFDNTLTMGELIAFQMLSQSVTMPLIRIVELIHEYQKVHLAVAMLGEVMNRKPEAGLVRGGARPEIAGELVVTDARFAYNPGDAPALDGVSLRLVPGEVLGVVGRSGSGKTTLTRLIQGLYPLSGGRISFDGVPIADLDIVHLRQNIGVVLQENFIFHGTVRDNIAMTRPGADLDAVRQAARLAGADEFIERLPLGYETLLEENGANLSGGQKQRLAIARALLKDPRIMIFDEATSALDPESEARIQENLDGIAKGRTTIIVAHRLSTLRNADRIMVLDQGKVVDVGPHAELLDRCEIYRTLWERQTKGMR
- a CDS encoding HlyD family type I secretion periplasmic adaptor subunit; amino-acid sequence: MGRIRREVMDFQPDAVAVGEGRLPPQTRWALYCIFAALVFGGLWSWYSELDRVVSARGMLVTRTPPILVQPLETAVVRSIAIRPGDVVKKGVVLATLDPTFASADLGQLVAKRRFLTAFTALLSAELYGKPLPEGNRDAADPEERVRLALFTLRKEEYRAKVEASEREVATLEESLAAVASEQKRLAEQNDLARQIEGMYAKLSPEGSASKVEYLGALRERLRVDDLIAKAVDKEEQLKEKINQARMERQAFISNWYAQTASQLLESSQQLDEVEHTLAKASRRSELVELTAVADAVVKEVAPLSEGSVAKAAETFCTLVPIGDGPDALEAEVEIAARDIGHIREGDAARLKLAAYPFQRHGFVDGVVRMVSPDAFVSENAPVGGEDEEGGVHYKARIRLTRTKLRDVGPEFRLLPGMTLTAEILVGKRRVASYLLDPIIRGLHESLSEP